One window of the Rhipicephalus sanguineus isolate Rsan-2018 chromosome 2, BIME_Rsan_1.4, whole genome shotgun sequence genome contains the following:
- the LOC119383015 gene encoding protein mab-21, producing MLVPSDMMGAQSKLLYQLNKFYGERVQTRKAGVAKTLREVCRVVQDVLKEVEVQEPRFISSLNDCNGHYEGMEVISPTEFEAVLYLNQMGVFNFVDDGTLPGCAVLKLSDGRKRSMSLWVEFITASGYLSARKIRSRFQTLVAQACDKCSYRDSVKMLADTSEVRLRIRERYVVQITPAFRCAGLWPRSAAHWPVAHIPWPNPNLVAEVKAEGFDLLSKECATLQGKQSSMEGDAWVLSFLDAENRLLSGGCRRRCLSVLKTLRDRHLDLPGNPVSAYHLKTLLLYECEKHPRELEWDDACLGDRLNGILLQLISCLQCRRCPHYFLPHLDLFKGKSAGALENAAKQTWRLTRELLTNPRSLEKL from the coding sequence ATGCTCGTTCCGTCGGACATGATGGGCGCCCAGTCCAAGCTCCTCTACCAGCTGAACAAGTTCTACGGCGAGCGCGTGCAGACTCGCAAGGCGGGCGTCGCCAAGACGTTGCGCGAGGTGTGCCGCGTCGTGCAGGACGTGCTCAAGGAGGTCGAGGTTCAGGAGCCGCGATTCATCTCCTCGCTGAACGACTGCAACGGCCACTACGAGGGCATGGAGGTCATCTCGCCCACCGAGTTCGAAGCCGTGCTCTACCTGAACCAGATGGGCGTGTTCAACTTCGTGGACGACGGCACGCTACCCGGCTGCGCCGTGCTCAAGCTGAGCGACGGCCGCAAGCGCTCCATGTCGCTCTGGGTGGAGTTCATCACTGCCTCGGGCTACCTCTCGGCTCGCAAGATCCGCTCGCGCTTCCAGACGCTCGTGGCGCAAGCGTGCGACAAGTGCAGCTACAGGGACAGCGTCAAGATGTTGGCCGACACGAGCGAGGTGCGGCTGCGGATCCGCGAGCGCTACGTGGTGCAGATAACGCCGGCGTTCCGCTGCGCGGGACTGTGGCCCCGGTCGGCGGCCCACTGGCCCGTGGCGCACATACCGTGGCCCAACCCGAACCTGGTGGCCGAGGTGAAGGCCGAAGGGTTCGACTTGCTCTCCAAGGAGTGCGCCACCCTGCAGGGCAAGCAGTCTTCCATGGAAGGCGACGCCTGGGTCCTCAGCTTCCTCGACGCCGAGAACAGGCTCCTCTCAGGGGGCTGCCGCCGGCGCTGCCTGAGCGTGCTCAAGACTCTGCGAGACAGGCACCTGGACCTGCCGGGAAACCCGGTGTCCGCGTACCACCTCAAGACGCTGCTGCTGTACGAGTGCGAGAAGCACCCGCGAGAGCTCGAGTGGGACGACGCGTGCCTCGGCGACCGTCTCAACGGCATCCTCTTACAGCTCATCTCGTGTCTGCAGTGCCGCCGCTGCCCGCACTACTTCCTGCCCCACCTGGACCTCTTCAAGGGAAAGTCGGCCGGGGCGCTGGAGAACGCGGCCAAACAGACGTGGAGGCTCACGCGAGAGCTGCTCACCAATCCCAGGTCGCTAGAGAAGCTCTGA